One window of the Labeo rohita strain BAU-BD-2019 chromosome 9, IGBB_LRoh.1.0, whole genome shotgun sequence genome contains the following:
- the pdk1 gene encoding pyruvate dehydrogenase (acetyl-transferring) kinase isozyme 1, mitochondrial, whose amino-acid sequence MRIFRSLMKAASVAKQIDFYSRFSPSPLSMKQFIDFGSENACAKTSFTFLRQELPVRLANIMKEIDLLPDNLLRTPSVHLVQSWYMQSFQDILEFKDRDIDDETLIQDFTDAVIKIRNRHNDVVPTMAQGVVEYKETYGTDPVTSQNIQYFLDRFYMSRISIRMLLNQHTLLFGGRIRDNPAHPKQIGSIDPSCCVTDVVKDAYENARNLCDRYYMNSPELVLEEFNVKGSDKPATVVYVPSHLYHMVFELFKNAMRATMELYEDAMEYPPVHVRIVLGHEDLTVKVSDRGGGVPLRKIDRLFTYTYSTAPRPQMDTSRATPLAGYGYGLPISRLYARYFQGDLQLYSMEGFGTDAVIYIRALSTESIERLPVYNKSAWKHYNTIHEADDWCVPSKEPKDMTTFRSF is encoded by the exons ATGAGGATCTTCAGGAGTTTGATGAAGGCTGCATCCGTCGCCAAACAAATCGACTTTTACTCCAGATTCTCACCTTCTCCTCTCTCTATGAAACAGTTCATAGATTTTG GTTCAGAGAACGCATGTGCAAAAACGTCATTCACGTTTCTGAGACAGGAACTGCCTGTCAGGCTGGCAAATATTATGAAGGAGATAGATTTACTGCCTGATAACCTTCTGAGAACTCCTTCAGTACATCTGGTCCAGAGCTG GTACATGCAAAGTTTCCAGGATATACTGGAGTTCAAAGACAGGGATATTGATGATGAAACGCTCATACAAGA CTTCACAGATGCTGTGATTAAGATTCGAAACCGGCACAATGATGTGGTGCCCACCATGGCTCAAGGAGTGGTGGAATATAAGGAGACCTACGGGACCGACCCCGTCACCAGCCAGAACATTCAGTACTTCCTGGACCGGTTCTACATGAGCAGGATTTCAATCAGAATGCTCCTGAACCAGCACA CTCTTCTGTTTGGGGGAAGAATACGTGACAATCCTGCTCATCCCAAACAGATTGGCAGCATTGACCCCAGCTGTTGTGTCACTGATGTAGTGAAAG ATGCGTATGAAAATGCCCGTAATCTTTGTGACCGGTATTATATGAACTCACCCGAGTTAGTACTGGAAGAATTTAACG TTAAAGGATCCGATAAACCTGCTACTGTGGTTTATGTGCCGTCTCATCTGTACCACATGGTGTTTGAGCTCTTTAAG AATGCCATGCGCGCTACCATGGAACTTTATGAAGATGCCATGGAATATCCTCCAGTGCACGTGCGGATCGTTCTCGGCCATGAGGACCTGACTGTTAAG GTCAGTGATCGTGGAGGCGGAGTTCCGCTAAGGAAGATTGACAGGTTGTTTACGTACACATACTCCACTGCACCTCGTCCTCAGATGGACACATCTCGAGCCACTCCTCTG GCTGGTTATGGTTACGGGTTGCCCATCTCCAGACTTTATGCCAGATATTTCCAAGGTGACCTCCAGCTCTACTCCATGGAGGGATTCGGCACAGATGCTGTCATTTATATCAGA GCTTTGTCCACTGAGTCCATCGAGAGGCTTCCCGTTTACAACAAATCCGCCTGGAAGCATTATAATACCATCCATGAGGCGGATGACTGGTGCGTTCCCAGCAAAGAACCCAAGGACATGACCACCTTCCGCAGCTTCTAG